The Montipora foliosa isolate CH-2021 chromosome 6, ASM3666993v2, whole genome shotgun sequence genome includes the window CATGATGAAAGCTTTATACAACCtagttttagtataattactggATACAATATTTCTGAAACGCTTAATAACCTTAAGCTGGTTGTTAACACGATCACAGATGTCGAAAACATGTTTACTAAACGTTAATTTGCTGTCTAAGTTAACCCCTAATAAGTTAATTTGatcttttttcttaatttcaatatcacctactttaaaattgtatttacgGCTAGTTTCTCCAAGGATCATTACTTGAAGTTTTTCAGGATTAGCTTCAATCCGTTTATCTTGTACCAGTGAACTGCATTGTCAAGTTCAATTTGCACTGTAAGATGGAGTGCTGCCAGGTCCTCATGTGAATCATAGATTTGCTGATCGTCTGCATAGATATTTAACAAAGAGGAAAAGatcattaataaaaatattaaataaaagtgGACCAAGACTGCTCCCCTGAGGAACTCCTCGTTTAACACGTAACCAAGGAGAGTATGTGTCGCCGATTTTCACTCTTTGCTCTCTATCCTGCAAGTAATCTTTTAAAAGATGACATGTATGGTGGTTCGAACCGTAGGCCCTTAGTTTAGCAAGAAGAAGTGCATGCCGTAGGCTGTCAAAGGCTTTAGACAAATCTATGGAAAATGTTGCTAGAGGGGAGAGGAACGGTTTAGGGAGGAGGGAGAAACGGCCAGAAAAATAATGGGAGGAAGGAGAAAGTACGTCAAAATATGGGGAGATGGGAGAACCACTATGAAAAGGGAGAAGGGAGTGTGCCTTAAAACCGTGACATAAgtcttcaaagtcttactgcaTAGATCTGAAGAGATGTTAATATAAGAAACTGTACAGATCCGTTCCCCGTAGGACCCTCTAAACAATTAAATTGAGAGAAAATAAGACTGTTTTAATCCCGTAGGCTCCGGTGTTTGCGGCATTTTAAATGTCCTTTTCGCTCTTAATCTTCGCGTCTCTCGCTAGTAAGTTATCGCTTCATCGTTTGACCACTTCAAAATATTCTGTTTGGCCGTACTTGAGATTTAGAGGCCAAATCGGAAAATTGTGAGACCTTGAGTAAGTGTTCGTCGAAGCGTGACATGCATCTTGAAAAGGTCTGCCTTTTGTGTACCTTTTGTGTTTTCTGTGGCGATTCTAAGGTCAAGGAcatattttagctgtaaatgtaatgtctcgaaggtATTTACTCTTGCAtttactctgaaattcgagatgaaattgattttatgtaagtatgtatgttaccttcaccATGGTGCGTGCGTAAACTTTGTAATCCGCGACTCCATAATACTTTTTCGGAAGTAATAAAGCAATAGAAATCTTACGTTGTCTGTCTGGTTCATTGCTGATAGTACCAGTCTTCAAAGACTCCTTAGGTTTCAGAAAAGGGGAGCACGGATTATTCTCCAAAAGAAGATCAGGAAGATGGTAGCGCTAATTTTGTATTGTGAACTGGGATGGGTCTCCAAGTTTGAAGGTTGGAATTTTCACAAGTGTCTAACTGTATTTAAATGCCTTTTGAGAAGGCTTTTTTCCTACAATTCCGATGTCCACCATTACAATACTAGAAACAGAGCGAATCTACACATGGTTGAAATAACTTCTAAATCTGGCTATAGGTCATTTGCCTATTCACCTGCTAAATTATTTAAGAACCTTGACGATGCCACAAAATGCTCCTTGACACTTAAAGAgtttgtaaataactattggtctaaattatttgtaataatttacataattttcgCATAGGTTAATTCTttacttttattatatggcttgtgtttgtagccgatctaacgcgcgctctgattggctaattgtgactgaattgtagggcattattctctcGTAATGGCTAccggccgattacgggcttgcaaaaacaaagcaaaaggtaatttaaaaaaaaaacatataataaactacttactagccgagctagctcgagccgtactggggaacattggcctcggtcgtttttgtacggaccaacgctgcgctcggtccgaactgccacgacctcgggccaatattccccagtacggccctcgcgctcggttagtaagaagtttttttttaaattaccttttgctttgtttctattgtattaatatatatatttatgtgTGTATGTTTTTATACTTTAGATGCCCAGCTTCATTGTAaataatctatctatctatctatctatctatctatctataacatttcccaaatttcaattttgtttccttttttgagttgagtgttgtatttcgtcagcaaaatttcggcattcgattgtgttccacaaagtgatcttttagtcgctttttggcttctttctttttaactagcgatgtttttgagcgcattttgtttttcaaaggtgttccttttcttggttctggaacggtcccctcttgaaaagcgagaacagattgttcctctcttttgtgttccttttgatgaattcggaacgtgctttcatactacttgggaacaaaatggtccttcattgctaaaaggggaaccaattgttccgagttccgaatcccgagcggaacaaattgttccttaatggatgatttgggaactattgttcctaaacatgtgttccttttgataaaatgggaacgtgcttttataaagatagggaacaaaatggtcctttattgttaaaaagggaaccaattgttccgaattcctaatcccaagcggaacaaattggaccttaatgggtgatctgggaactacaccttttgctgttcatttacgcaaaagatacattcatttacgtcaacagtcgaaactacgttcattagcacttgcacgaacttcaataacgcgaacgaactttcaataacgctatttgcatatgaattaacattcgatttctttcctttccgtgtagctaagtagctttaaatacccgtaaagcggagcactgatggagaggggggagtaaaatgagcgcaccgtcgacttCAGGTTTGTCAGCTGAATTACTgctacgagttatcgacgttaaatatcgttactttactttacttttatcacatgggaaccaactgttccgagttccgaatcccgagcggaacaaattggaccttaaatgGATGAtatgagaactattgttcctaaaaatgtctTTCTTTCTATCAGGGGCAAAGATGGCGCAGTAGGTTAGTaagcggccttggtgcaagaggtcctgagttcgattcccggatctcgcatccttgtttcgacttctttcctttccgtgtagctaagtagctttaaataaatcccaaaAATGTGTTCATTTCTgtcacatgggaaccaattgttcccagttccgaattccgagcggaacaatttagttctttaggtgcggtttggtaactgttgttcctaaaaatgtgttcgttttgataacatgggaacatgttttttttataaaaatacggaacaaaatggtcctttagtgttaaagtggaaccaattgttccgagttccgaattccgagcggaacagattggaccttaatggatgatttgagaacgaTTGTTCCTAacaatgtgttccttttgataacatgggaacgtgttttttttttcaataaaatacggaacaaaatggtcctttagtcttaaagtggaaccaattgttccgagttccgaattccgagcggaacagattggccttaatggatgattcgagaaatattgttcccaAGTATGTGTTCCTTGGTGcaaagaggtcctgagttcgattcccggatctcgcatccttgtttcgacttctttcctttccgtgtagctaagtagctttaaataaatcccgagcagaacaaattgggccttaatggatgatttgagaacgattgttccttttgataacatgggaacgtgttttttttccaataaaatacggaacaaaatggtcctttagtcttaaagtggaaccaattgttccgagttccgaattccgagcggaacagattggccttaatggatgattcgagaaatattgttcctaaaaatgtgtccctttttaacaggagcaaggatggcacagtcgtttAGTACGCTGCCTtagtgcaagaggtcctgagttcgattcccagatctcgcatccttgtttcgatttctttcctttccgtgtagctaagtagctttaaatgaATCCCAAGCtaaacaaattggaccttaatggatgatctGAGAActgttgttcctaaaaatgtgttccttttgataacatgggaacgtgtctttttttttttttaaataaaatacggaacaaaatggtcctttagtgttaaagtggaaccaattgttccgagttccgaattacgagcggaacaaattggtcctcaATGCATGAttcgagaactattgttcctaaaaatgtgttcctttctatcaaatgggaaccaattgttcggagttccgaatcacgagcggaacagattggtcctttatctgtgatataaaatcaaattgtaccaataacgcgttaatcctttgtcattatttgaagagcatttgttgctactcgtgatttgccaaaaggctttatcgtttcgttttgcgacaagaggAACGTTTGTTCTACATTGCGTGTTTTTGCAGCAGAGCTTCgcttttattgctcattttctgtccttttctcagctgttcctaaggaacaattgttccctttttagctgttTCCGTTGGATCGCGTTTGTAGCCATAATCATATGTATGTCATAataatgcgtgcaatgaaggagtaactgaaatgacaataatccaaaacattttgcgaatagcgatttatgggcgcgttgcgtcaaattcaaaaatgcacaacacttctcttgccggttccgattggttagttGCGTTGTTATAAAATCGgcttttgttgaatgagacaaacgaacgcgctcttttaaatgcatccatttcctctcactacgaaagatgagtaaagcaaacaagatcgaatggtctaatatcgatggtgcattgcctaaaccaaaacgtcttcacctagaaaaagacgatgccgacagtttgtaccattgcccgatccaTCTGTGCGAACacgaaggatttcaaagccaacgcgggtgtaggaaacacgtaaacaacaagcatagttggttcttttatttcgacgaaaGACCCCGCGTAGACTCGAAGAttgccgcaaactcttcaaaagtgccaacaaaatcgtgcgcctcgggtacagttgttgatgatgtatcgtcGTCTAGTAGGCGATCAAAACCCGGCGCTAGATCGATGCCTTCCTTCTCAACTTCCAGTCAAATAGGCGAGCAATTTGCGTCTTGGCTTTCTGGaagtggcggcggttacaagaaagaacgtcccgctcagcaaattgtcaacagatgcttgaaatttctcaagttttgctgcgaagaggaggaggaattaaatttcgaagtcatggattttagcctgtgctctccaagcctgttgtttaagtttatcgactatttacaagaggagtgcaagctcggacatggcgggagattgggttacatagacgccatttcggagttgatcgacttcagaaaggtcaacggtgcatcggatggagttcttcgaaaattatctgccacggaattgtacatcaagagagcgcgcaagacagtggcgaagatgatgagattgcaatggacgcaagatctcgacgtcgaatcattagaggccaggggtcattgggcaagcatggaagaactgttagaagtcgtgtcttttcacttgcctcgctacgaacaaaccGTAAAAACGTGCCAAAATGACCAAGGGCAAGTGAATCCCTCCGACCTGACATTTGCAACGAAATTCttggccacctacttgttcatcaaagtgaaaggatcgcgtcccatgacttatcaGT containing:
- the LOC138008510 gene encoding uncharacterized protein yields the protein GALPKPKRLHLEKDDADSLYHCPIHLCEHEGFQSQRGCRKHVNNKHSWFFYFDERPRVDSKIAANSSKVPTKSCASGTVVDDVSSSSRRSKPGARSMPSFSTSSQIGEQFASWLSGSGGGYKKERPAQQIVNRCLKFLKFCCEEEEELNFEVMDFSLCSPSLLFKFIDYLQEECKLGHGGRLGYIDAISELIDFRKVNGASDGVLRKLSATELYIKRARKTVAKMMRLQWTQDLDVESLEARGHWASMEELLEVVSFHLPRYEQTVKTCQNDQGQVNPSDLTFATKFLATYLFIKVKGSRPMTYQYLTVDMVKAAKEDGGFIDQKTFKTAGKYGFDSVILTDTSMQILDGYITFVRPLLKPQCDFVLVTKNGKQHSKLGNEMSKLVFDAIGKYIHPTRYRQIVETQSLDALDDKEHRLLCEDQKHSSVVAKVHYQKRRSREVAVKAHECLQKLQGTKGSEVDVEVNTRFGSSSFTATFEPTFECARSEHARPKIDTPHSNRLLSQGHQRRPLRFTTDEDDFLKRGIDKHGLGQWTAILRDPDFRFQKGRLADSLKKRAELKFFSNANACETMSAGSTWRRQ